In one window of Fusobacteria bacterium ZRK30 DNA:
- a CDS encoding transcriptional regulator: MKDFYRKEDLMKILDISENTAYKIIRELNAELKEQGYKTICGRLHRKYFDKRYRIN; the protein is encoded by the coding sequence ATGAAGGATTTCTATAGAAAAGAAGATTTAATGAAGATTTTAGATATATCGGAAAATACAGCATATAAGATAATAAGAGAGTTAAATGCAGAGCTAAAAGAGCAGGGGTATAAAACTATATGTGGCAGGTTACATAGAAAATACTTTGATAAACGTTATAGGATTAATTAA
- a CDS encoding S26 family signal peptidase, producing MLGVILLSRFFTYNISDSMPKGFYFLSPKVENIKKEDIVVIPIDRLDKEIQNMMYDRGYLPRFTKYLIKEVKGTYNDDVYLKADELHISGERFKVQTHDTLKRPLPVLNNDDFTLKEDEFLTLGVKKNSFDSRYFGKIKKDQIKYMAKKVNNKYFKIKANKDSH from the coding sequence ATCCTAGGAGTGATTTTGTTATCTAGATTTTTTACGTATAACATTAGTGATTCTATGCCAAAAGGCTTTTATTTCCTTTCACCAAAGGTTGAAAATATAAAAAAAGAAGATATTGTAGTAATACCTATTGATAGGTTAGATAAAGAGATCCAAAACATGATGTATGATAGAGGTTATTTACCTAGATTTACTAAATATCTTATTAAAGAGGTTAAAGGAACGTATAATGACGATGTTTACCTAAAAGCAGATGAACTTCATATATCAGGAGAACGATTTAAAGTACAAACACACGATACATTAAAAAGACCTCTTCCGGTATTAAACAATGATGATTTTACTCTAAAGGAAGATGAGTTTCTAACTTTAGGAGTCAAAAAAAACTCTTTTGATTCTAGATATTTTGGGAAAATTAAAAAGGATCAAATTAAATATATGGCTAAGAAAGTAAATAACAAATATTTTAAAATTAAGGCTAATAAAGATAGTCATTGA
- a CDS encoding site-specific integrase — MSVYKDKIRNSWYVEIRYKTYNNEQKKKKKRGFKTKKGAKEWEIKFLSQENETSSMLGFKQLAEIYLEDIQVRVKASTFARKKRVFTGKLIPYFKDKLIQDITPAAIKKWQNHELQNEYTKSYFKTLQKELSAIFNYAVKFYGVKENPVKVTGGVQESPLLKDKKVTNIITPEIYKRFIREIKTFDNSEISLIFSLLYYTGCRIGEVLALNRKDINFDDGSIKINKTYSKIDKKGYITKPKTKSSVRVIKVPDFLMDDLKVYIDTLYDKEIKRIFQVSRTNLHRRKNLTIKKLKLKQFSLHDFRHSHASILFQSGVNIVKISKRLGHESIKMTLDTYSHLVDTDEDKVLEVLNKLNNI, encoded by the coding sequence ATGAGTGTATATAAAGATAAGATAAGGAATAGCTGGTATGTAGAAATAAGGTATAAAACTTATAATAATGAACAGAAAAAAAAGAAAAAAAGAGGCTTTAAAACAAAGAAGGGAGCAAAGGAGTGGGAAATTAAATTTCTTTCTCAAGAAAATGAAACAAGTTCAATGTTAGGCTTTAAACAATTAGCAGAAATTTATTTAGAAGATATACAAGTAAGAGTAAAAGCTAGTACTTTTGCAAGGAAAAAAAGAGTATTTACCGGGAAGCTTATACCATATTTCAAAGATAAATTAATTCAAGATATTACACCTGCAGCTATAAAAAAATGGCAAAATCATGAATTACAAAATGAATATACAAAAAGTTATTTTAAAACCTTACAAAAAGAATTGAGTGCAATATTTAATTATGCAGTTAAATTTTATGGAGTGAAAGAAAATCCTGTTAAAGTAACCGGAGGAGTTCAAGAATCACCTTTATTAAAAGATAAAAAAGTAACTAATATAATTACTCCTGAGATATACAAAAGGTTTATAAGGGAGATTAAAACGTTTGATAATAGTGAAATTTCACTTATATTTTCTCTACTGTATTATACTGGTTGCCGAATAGGTGAAGTATTAGCTCTAAATAGAAAAGATATAAATTTTGATGATGGTAGTATAAAGATAAATAAGACTTATTCAAAAATTGATAAGAAAGGATATATTACAAAACCAAAAACTAAATCATCAGTTAGAGTTATAAAAGTTCCAGATTTTTTGATGGATGATTTAAAGGTATATATAGATACTCTATATGACAAGGAAATAAAAAGAATTTTTCAAGTTAGTAGAACCAATTTACATAGACGTAAAAATCTGACAATAAAAAAATTGAAACTAAAACAATTCAGCCTACATGATTTTAGGCATAGCCACGCTTCGATACTTTTTCAAAGCGGAGTAAACATTGTTAAAATTTCAAAAAGATTAGGTCATGAAAGTATAAAGATGACCTTAGATACATATTCACATTTAGTAGATACTGATGAAGATAAGGTGTTAGAAGTTTTAAATAAATTAAACAATATTTAA
- a CDS encoding type IV secretion system protein, producing MGLLATLVTLDLGLLAFQLGEIDVIKTLCKKTFKYGMITYFITDYSSLVNVLIDSFIKIGEVALGGKSGIEFFRSPTKIIDIGVNLTADILDKVRDMGITKLGDIVVSYFYIAVILVVIFFMALSIFIAWMEFFAIVGIGVIFLPFAVLNKTAFLAEKVFSLVLNLSIKLMVLSLILNLSVDFLTSFTTQEAVLNAHQDSIYKVSSLGTLMFLMLKCPSLVASLLSGSPNLSGNDVATLGGATGKSIISNTREGIQKAGNFKEGLKGNASSRTSMSNLAGRGANIMGKGGMGLGRAGVSLGKKFTGKK from the coding sequence TTGGGACTTTTAGCAACTTTAGTTACGTTAGATCTAGGGTTATTAGCTTTTCAACTAGGTGAAATAGATGTCATAAAGACATTATGCAAAAAAACTTTTAAATATGGGATGATCACATACTTTATAACTGATTATTCTAGTTTAGTGAATGTTCTTATTGATTCATTTATTAAAATAGGAGAAGTTGCTTTAGGTGGAAAATCAGGTATCGAGTTCTTTAGAAGTCCCACTAAAATAATTGATATAGGAGTAAATCTAACTGCGGATATATTAGATAAAGTTCGAGATATGGGGATAACAAAATTAGGAGATATAGTAGTTAGTTATTTTTATATAGCTGTTATTTTAGTTGTTATATTTTTTATGGCTCTTTCAATATTTATAGCATGGATGGAGTTTTTTGCAATAGTGGGAATAGGAGTTATCTTTTTACCTTTTGCAGTATTAAATAAAACGGCATTTTTAGCAGAAAAAGTATTTTCTTTAGTATTGAATTTATCAATAAAATTAATGGTTTTATCACTGATTTTAAATCTATCGGTTGATTTTCTAACTTCTTTCACTACACAGGAGGCAGTACTGAATGCGCATCAGGATAGTATCTATAAGGTTTCATCTTTAGGGACCTTGATGTTCTTAATGCTTAAATGTCCTAGCCTTGTGGCTAGTTTATTATCTGGTTCACCTAACCTGAGTGGGAATGATGTTGCCACACTAGGAGGAGCTACAGGAAAATCTATTATTAGTAATACGAGAGAAGGAATACAAAAAGCTGGCAATTTTAAAGAAGGATTAAAAGGAAATGCTTCTTCTAGAACATCTATGTCTAATTTAGCAGGAAGAGGGGCTAATATTATGGGAAAAGGCGGAATGGGATTAGGAAGAGCAGGTGTTAGTTTAGGTAAAAAGTTTACAGGGAAAAAATAA